Proteins from one Parvibaculum lavamentivorans DS-1 genomic window:
- a CDS encoding DUF423 domain-containing protein gives MRMWLTIGALSGLISVALGAFAAHGLQNRVGPTELAAFETGARYQMYHALALIAVAWASTQAGGGFSSLSVSIAGWAFLIGSVLFSGSLYYLGITGSRSLVLVTPVGGVAFLAGWVALALAGWAMKAP, from the coding sequence ATGCGGATGTGGCTTACTATCGGTGCGCTGAGCGGGCTCATCTCGGTCGCACTCGGCGCTTTCGCCGCGCATGGATTGCAGAACCGCGTCGGGCCGACAGAGCTTGCCGCCTTTGAAACAGGCGCGCGCTACCAGATGTATCACGCGCTGGCACTCATCGCCGTTGCCTGGGCATCGACGCAGGCAGGCGGCGGCTTCTCATCGCTCTCAGTTTCGATTGCCGGCTGGGCGTTCCTTATCGGCTCGGTGCTTTTTTCCGGCTCGCTCTACTATCTCGGCATCACCGGCAGCCGCTCGCTGGTGCTGGTGACACCTGTGGGCGGGGTCGCCTTCCTTGCCGGCTGGGTGGCGCTGGCGCTGGCCGGCTGGGCAATGAAAGCCCCCTGA
- a CDS encoding ArsR/SmtB family transcription factor — protein MSAAPAEPEEIDRILAALADPTRRRMVDLLRDGPMRAGELAAAFDISGPAVSRHLRVLRENDLIEEEAAGDDRRLRVYRLRAAPFADLQSWLEEVAAFWTVQLSAFKKHAEGKSRKGRKK, from the coding sequence ATGAGCGCCGCGCCCGCTGAGCCGGAGGAGATCGACCGCATCCTCGCCGCGCTCGCCGATCCCACGCGCCGCCGCATGGTGGATCTTCTGCGCGACGGCCCGATGCGCGCGGGCGAGCTTGCCGCCGCCTTCGACATCAGCGGCCCTGCTGTCAGCCGCCATCTGCGCGTGCTGCGCGAAAACGATCTGATAGAGGAGGAGGCGGCGGGCGACGACCGCCGTCTCCGCGTCTATCGGCTCCGCGCCGCGCCTTTCGCCGATCTGCAATCATGGCTCGAGGAAGTGGCGGCCTTCTGGACCGTGCAGCTTTCCGCCTTCAAGAAACACGCGGAAGGCAAGTCCCGCAAAGGCAGGAAGAAGTGA
- a CDS encoding FAD-dependent oxidoreductase, with amino-acid sequence MGERIVMVGGGIAGLWTALALARSGRELTVLERDPPPPETSADEAFDAWERKGVGHLRHSHAFLARLHILIRDHYPDLMADLLAAGCREIVFADNLPMALREKYSPVPGDEDMTILTSRRTTLELIMRRYAARQQNIRFVTGALVRDVLTEKDEAGNLRTTGVLVDQDGETKEWPADILIDAAGKNSQAIEWLNAKGAGITEENERAGILYFTRHYRLRDGVAEPARTKVPGAGDLGFIKYGLFPADNGCFSITLAVPEIEMEMRRAIVRPENFDAVCAQLPGIASWTSPETSDAVSRVFGMGELISRWRHMTNDGEPRVLNFFPIGDSVIRTNPLYGRGCSFAAIAAEALRETLDKTDDPRERARVYHARLATELRQHYDDMVKQDLAATKRARNALDPDYKPGLKARLVKSFAEDAIMPAMRGDVDLLRGFMRSFHMVDRPNVWLRDPRNVSKVLVTWARGKKRNADLYPPKLGPGRKEMLTSLGLSPTADSERLKSA; translated from the coding sequence ATGGGCGAACGGATCGTGATGGTGGGCGGCGGTATCGCCGGTTTGTGGACGGCGCTGGCGCTTGCGCGCAGCGGCCGCGAACTGACTGTGCTGGAGCGCGACCCGCCCCCGCCCGAGACCTCCGCCGACGAGGCTTTCGACGCCTGGGAGCGCAAGGGCGTGGGCCATCTCCGCCACAGCCACGCCTTCCTCGCCCGGCTCCATATCCTGATCCGCGACCACTATCCGGACCTTATGGCCGACCTCCTGGCCGCCGGCTGCCGCGAGATCGTTTTTGCCGACAACCTGCCTATGGCGCTGCGCGAGAAATATTCTCCGGTCCCGGGCGATGAAGACATGACGATCCTGACGAGCCGCCGCACGACGCTTGAACTCATCATGCGCCGCTATGCCGCCCGCCAGCAAAACATCCGCTTTGTCACGGGCGCGCTGGTGCGCGACGTGCTGACGGAGAAGGACGAAGCCGGCAACCTGCGCACGACCGGCGTGCTTGTGGATCAGGATGGCGAGACGAAGGAATGGCCCGCCGACATCCTCATCGATGCCGCAGGCAAGAACAGCCAGGCGATCGAATGGCTGAACGCCAAAGGCGCCGGCATCACGGAAGAGAACGAGCGCGCCGGCATTCTCTATTTCACGCGGCACTACCGCCTGCGGGACGGCGTGGCCGAACCGGCACGCACGAAAGTTCCCGGTGCGGGCGATCTGGGCTTCATCAAATATGGCCTCTTCCCGGCCGATAATGGCTGCTTCTCGATCACGCTGGCGGTGCCGGAAATCGAGATGGAAATGCGCCGCGCCATCGTGCGCCCGGAAAACTTCGACGCCGTTTGCGCGCAACTGCCGGGCATCGCGTCATGGACGTCGCCCGAAACCTCCGACGCCGTGAGCCGCGTTTTCGGCATGGGTGAACTCATCAGCCGCTGGCGCCACATGACGAATGACGGCGAGCCGCGCGTGCTCAACTTCTTTCCGATCGGCGACAGCGTGATCCGCACAAATCCGCTTTACGGACGCGGCTGCTCCTTCGCAGCCATCGCGGCGGAAGCCCTGCGCGAAACGCTGGACAAGACCGACGATCCGCGCGAACGCGCCAGGGTCTATCATGCAAGACTGGCGACGGAGTTGCGCCAGCACTACGACGACATGGTGAAGCAGGATCTCGCGGCGACGAAGCGGGCGCGAAACGCGCTCGACCCCGATTACAAGCCGGGCCTCAAGGCCCGTCTCGTCAAGAGCTTCGCCGAAGATGCCATCATGCCCGCCATGCGCGGCGACGTGGACCTGCTGCGCGGTTTCATGCGCTCGTTCCACATGGTCGACCGGCCGAATGTGTGGCTGCGCGACCCGCGCAATGTCTCGAAGGTGCTGGTCACCTGGGCGCGCGGCAAGAAGCGCAACGCCGATCTCTATCCGCCGAAACTTGGCCCGGGGCGCAAGGAGATGCTGACATCGCTCGGCCTCTCGCCAACCGCGGATTCCGAACGGCTGAAATCGGCATAG
- a CDS encoding zinc-dependent alcohol dehydrogenase family protein — MLAMAIQGEFGIDNLKPLERPVPKAGPGQVVVKMKAASLNYRDLATVVGMGGNPKLLPLVPLSDGCGEIVEAGEGVTRLKVGDRVAPSFFQGWFAGGPRAEVLGATALGGPIDGCAQEYMCLSAEGMSKAPANLSDAEVACLPCAGLTAWRALVVEGNIKAGDTVLVQGTGGVSIFALQFAKVMGARVIVTSSSDEKLERAKKLGADDFINYKATPNWAGEARKLTGGRGVDHVVEVGGADTFPQSIMASRVGGHVAVIGLLSGMTKDVNVAAIFSQNLKISGITVGSRTHFEEMSRAIEQNDIHPVIDERFPLADAQSAFRLMQGASHLGKIVLDI; from the coding sequence ATGCTCGCAATGGCCATTCAGGGCGAATTCGGCATCGACAATCTGAAGCCGCTTGAGCGGCCCGTGCCCAAGGCCGGGCCGGGGCAGGTGGTCGTGAAGATGAAGGCCGCCTCGCTCAACTACCGCGATCTCGCGACCGTGGTCGGCATGGGCGGTAATCCGAAACTTCTCCCCCTCGTGCCGCTGTCGGATGGCTGCGGTGAAATCGTCGAGGCGGGCGAGGGCGTCACGCGGCTGAAAGTCGGCGACCGGGTCGCGCCGAGTTTCTTTCAGGGCTGGTTTGCCGGCGGGCCGCGCGCGGAAGTGCTCGGCGCCACCGCGCTTGGCGGGCCGATCGACGGCTGCGCGCAGGAATATATGTGCCTCTCCGCCGAAGGCATGTCGAAGGCCCCGGCCAATCTCTCCGATGCGGAAGTCGCCTGTCTTCCCTGCGCCGGGCTCACCGCATGGCGCGCGCTCGTCGTCGAAGGAAACATCAAGGCCGGCGACACGGTGCTGGTGCAGGGCACGGGCGGCGTCTCGATCTTCGCCCTGCAATTCGCCAAGGTGATGGGCGCGCGCGTCATCGTCACTTCGTCTTCGGATGAAAAACTTGAACGCGCCAAAAAGCTCGGCGCGGACGATTTCATCAACTACAAGGCCACGCCGAACTGGGCGGGCGAGGCGCGCAAGCTCACCGGCGGGCGCGGCGTCGATCATGTGGTCGAGGTCGGCGGCGCGGACACGTTCCCGCAATCCATCATGGCGTCGCGCGTCGGCGGTCATGTCGCCGTCATCGGCCTTCTGTCGGGCATGACGAAGGATGTGAACGTCGCGGCGATCTTCTCGCAGAACCTCAAGATCAGCGGCATCACCGTCGGCAGCCGGACGCATTTCGAGGAAATGTCCCGTGCCATCGAGCAGAACGATATTCACCCCGTCATCGACGAGCGTTTCCCGCTCGCCGATGCGCAGTCCGCCTTCCGGCTCATGCAGGGGGCGTCGCATCTCGGCAAGATCGTGCTAGATATATAA
- a CDS encoding alpha/beta fold hydrolase: MKFPEPRYIDTNGIKMAVYEDGPKDGVPVLLSHGWPELAYSWRHQIPALAKAGFRVIAPDQRGYGNTGGPKGEENVPLYDIEHLTGDLTGLLDALEIDKAVYCGHDWGGMVVWQSALMHPDRVAGVIGVNTPFLPRSPVDPIMAMRMMFGEDMYIVYFQKFGVAEQKVGADTKRTLNFLYRRSGITMQEWEKLPSSDKNLAFIKALDTPESEWRGKPLLNEEELAYYTAAFEKSGWEGGINWYRNFTRNWERSAGLVQKVTAPALMISAADDVVLSPAMTEGMEQYVPDLEKHIIADCGHWTQAEKPEELNRLMIDWLKRRFG; this comes from the coding sequence ATGAAATTTCCTGAGCCGCGCTATATCGACACGAACGGCATCAAGATGGCCGTCTACGAAGACGGACCGAAAGACGGCGTGCCCGTACTGCTTTCGCATGGCTGGCCCGAACTCGCCTATTCATGGCGCCACCAGATACCGGCACTTGCGAAGGCCGGTTTCCGCGTCATCGCGCCGGACCAGCGCGGCTATGGCAATACCGGCGGACCGAAGGGCGAGGAAAACGTGCCCCTCTACGACATAGAGCACCTGACGGGCGACCTCACCGGGCTGCTCGACGCACTGGAGATCGACAAGGCGGTTTATTGCGGCCACGACTGGGGCGGCATGGTGGTGTGGCAATCGGCGCTGATGCATCCGGACCGCGTTGCCGGCGTGATCGGCGTCAACACGCCCTTCCTGCCGCGCAGCCCTGTCGATCCGATCATGGCGATGCGGATGATGTTCGGCGAGGACATGTACATCGTCTATTTCCAGAAATTCGGCGTGGCGGAACAGAAGGTCGGCGCCGATACGAAGCGCACGCTGAATTTTCTCTATCGCCGCTCCGGCATCACGATGCAGGAATGGGAAAAGCTGCCCTCCTCCGACAAGAACCTCGCCTTCATCAAGGCGCTCGACACGCCGGAGTCGGAATGGCGCGGCAAACCGCTGCTCAACGAGGAAGAGCTCGCCTACTACACGGCGGCTTTCGAAAAGAGCGGTTGGGAAGGCGGCATCAACTGGTACCGCAACTTCACGCGCAATTGGGAGCGCAGCGCCGGCCTCGTACAGAAGGTAACGGCCCCTGCCCTGATGATCTCGGCGGCGGACGACGTGGTGCTGTCGCCGGCCATGACCGAGGGCATGGAGCAATATGTGCCCGACCTTGAAAAGCACATCATCGCGGATTGCGGACACTGGACGCAGGCCGAGAAGCCGGAAGAGCTGAACCGGCTGATGATCGACTGGCTGAAGCGCCGCTTCGGCTGA
- a CDS encoding phosphotransferase family protein gives MEDIAPRIAAYLEHRMPAASNVEVSGVSRIPGGASRETYRFVATWEEGGKQMRRPLILRRDPVASLIETERDVEFNAYRAFHPTGLPVPEPLFLETDLKWLDRPFFVMEQIENCQAGSPFNATPYGPLGDKIGAQFWTHLGRIAAADPAKTGFSVNMEAVAPEACWKIELDKWEKVIDEDELVPQPVARAAIRWLRRNPPPPPPRVTAVHGDYRTGNFLFDGEGEIRAILDWEMCHLGDPLEDVAWAADPLWAFQQTERPGGMIARADAFRLWEEASGMKIDPVRLRWWEVFNSLKGLAIWISSGKEYQSGASSDPILAFPSWYCTDVHNRVLAHRLAALSKEARS, from the coding sequence ATGGAAGATATCGCTCCCCGCATCGCCGCCTATCTCGAGCACAGGATGCCCGCCGCCTCGAATGTCGAGGTGAGCGGCGTCTCGCGCATTCCGGGCGGCGCCAGCCGCGAAACCTATCGCTTCGTTGCGACATGGGAAGAAGGCGGCAAGCAGATGCGCCGTCCGCTCATCCTGCGCCGGGACCCGGTGGCGAGCCTCATCGAGACGGAGCGCGACGTCGAGTTCAACGCCTATCGCGCCTTCCATCCGACGGGTCTCCCCGTGCCGGAACCGCTCTTCCTCGAAACCGATCTCAAATGGCTCGACCGGCCCTTCTTCGTGATGGAGCAGATCGAGAATTGCCAGGCGGGCTCGCCCTTCAATGCCACGCCTTACGGCCCGCTCGGAGACAAGATCGGCGCGCAGTTCTGGACGCATCTCGGCCGCATCGCCGCCGCCGATCCGGCAAAGACCGGATTTTCGGTGAACATGGAAGCGGTCGCGCCTGAAGCCTGCTGGAAGATTGAACTCGACAAATGGGAAAAGGTGATCGACGAGGACGAGCTTGTGCCGCAGCCCGTTGCGCGTGCGGCCATCCGCTGGCTCCGGCGCAATCCGCCGCCGCCGCCGCCGCGCGTCACCGCCGTTCACGGCGATTACCGCACCGGCAATTTCCTTTTCGACGGTGAGGGCGAGATCCGCGCCATTCTCGACTGGGAAATGTGCCATCTCGGCGATCCGCTGGAAGATGTCGCCTGGGCGGCCGATCCGCTCTGGGCCTTCCAGCAGACGGAGCGGCCGGGCGGCATGATCGCGCGGGCGGATGCCTTCCGTCTCTGGGAAGAGGCGAGCGGCATGAAGATCGATCCCGTAAGGCTGCGCTGGTGGGAGGTCTTCAATTCGCTGAAAGGCCTCGCAATCTGGATTTCGTCGGGCAAGGAATATCAGTCGGGCGCGAGCAGCGATCCGATCCTCGCTTTTCCGAGCTGGTACTGCACCGATGTTCACAACCGCGTGCTGGCACATCGTCTGGCCGCGCTGTCGAAGGAAGCCCGCTCATGA
- a CDS encoding VOC family protein produces MAGKTESGAPHIVPALFYKDPNAALDWLEKAFGFEIALRITDDDGVIQHAEMEYGNGRVMIGGVDWAEWPASPKAIGGKNTQCIHVQVKDVMAHFKRAKDAGANIAAEPQDQFYGDKVYRVFDPEGHFWTFGQSMRVLSNEEMEKASGLKVEGKG; encoded by the coding sequence ATGGCCGGGAAGACAGAAAGCGGGGCGCCGCACATCGTGCCCGCACTTTTCTACAAGGATCCGAACGCCGCTCTCGACTGGCTCGAAAAGGCGTTCGGATTTGAGATCGCGCTCCGCATCACGGATGATGACGGCGTCATCCAGCATGCGGAAATGGAATATGGCAATGGCCGCGTCATGATTGGCGGCGTCGACTGGGCCGAATGGCCGGCAAGCCCGAAGGCCATAGGCGGCAAGAACACCCAGTGCATTCATGTGCAGGTGAAGGACGTCATGGCGCATTTCAAGCGCGCGAAGGATGCGGGCGCGAATATTGCTGCCGAACCGCAAGACCAGTTCTATGGCGACAAGGTCTACCGCGTCTTCGATCCCGAAGGCCATTTCTGGACCTTCGGACAGTCGATGCGCGTCCTCTCCAACGAGGAGATGGAAAAAGCGTCCGGCCTTAAGGTCGAAGGCAAGGGATGA
- a CDS encoding nuclear transport factor 2 family protein, with product MAKDRSLDRDRASLLFANETFYRAFADRDVPLMNALWSEREPVTCLHPGWPPVEGRDAVIQSWHAILTGPASPDIECLHARVGIHGDAGIVICYERIAQDFLLATNIFIRNGEGWVLVHHQSGPAPEPGDGPPPPRRSIN from the coding sequence ATGGCCAAGGACCGCTCACTCGACCGAGACCGCGCCTCGTTGCTCTTTGCCAACGAGACTTTCTATCGCGCCTTCGCGGACAGGGACGTGCCACTGATGAATGCGCTCTGGTCCGAGCGCGAGCCGGTGACCTGCCTCCATCCCGGCTGGCCGCCGGTGGAAGGCCGCGACGCGGTGATACAAAGCTGGCATGCAATCCTGACCGGGCCCGCAAGCCCCGACATCGAGTGCCTCCATGCGCGGGTGGGCATCCACGGGGACGCAGGGATCGTCATCTGTTATGAGCGGATTGCGCAGGATTTCCTGCTTGCCACCAATATCTTCATACGGAACGGAGAGGGCTGGGTACTGGTTCATCACCAGTCCGGGCCGGCCCCCGAGCCCGGCGACGGCCCGCCGCCGCCGCGACGGAGCATCAACTGA
- a CDS encoding TauD/TfdA dioxygenase family protein yields MAIEVIPTGAALGAEVRGLDLSKPLSADDFEAVQQAWYDHIVLLFRGQKISDDDLIRFSQHFGELDIAPASATDMAGGQEKSRPEIWIISNVIENGKPIGALGDKEAEWHTDMSYVAQPPMASVLYSLEIPSAGGDTSFANMYKALEELPADLRAAIETRMVNHDASTTSVGELRAGADAVLDVRTAPGAKHPAIRTHPATGGKALYLGRRLNGYIEGCSVEESEKLLDRLWAHCAKPEFSWTHKWAVGDLLVWDNRSAIHRRASFDGRERRVMHRTQIKGDRPR; encoded by the coding sequence ATGGCAATTGAAGTCATTCCCACAGGTGCGGCGCTCGGCGCGGAGGTGCGCGGTCTCGATCTCTCGAAGCCCTTGAGCGCGGACGATTTCGAAGCCGTGCAGCAGGCCTGGTACGATCACATCGTGCTCCTCTTCCGCGGCCAGAAAATTTCCGACGACGATCTCATCCGCTTCTCGCAGCATTTCGGCGAACTCGACATCGCGCCTGCCAGCGCCACCGACATGGCGGGCGGCCAGGAAAAGTCGCGGCCGGAAATCTGGATCATCTCCAACGTGATCGAGAACGGAAAGCCGATCGGCGCGCTCGGCGACAAGGAAGCCGAGTGGCATACCGATATGTCCTATGTCGCGCAGCCGCCCATGGCGAGCGTCCTCTATTCGCTCGAAATTCCGAGCGCGGGCGGCGATACGAGCTTTGCCAATATGTACAAGGCGCTTGAAGAACTGCCGGCGGATCTGCGCGCCGCCATCGAAACCCGCATGGTCAATCACGATGCGAGCACGACGAGTGTCGGCGAGCTGCGCGCAGGCGCCGATGCCGTTCTCGATGTGCGTACCGCGCCTGGCGCCAAGCACCCAGCCATCCGCACGCATCCGGCGACAGGCGGCAAGGCGCTTTATCTCGGCCGCCGCCTCAATGGATATATCGAAGGCTGTTCCGTCGAGGAGAGCGAGAAGCTTCTCGACCGGCTCTGGGCGCATTGCGCGAAGCCTGAATTTTCGTGGACGCATAAATGGGCGGTCGGCGATCTTCTCGTCTGGGACAATCGTTCGGCGATTCACCGCCGCGCCAGTTTCGACGGGCGCGAGCGGCGTGTCATGCACCGCACCCAGATCAAGGGCGACCGGCCGCGCTGA
- a CDS encoding SRPBCC family protein, translating into MSAAVMVGITLDVEPEEAFRLFTEEVDVWWQRGPKFRFRPRAHGTMKFEPGEGGRLVEIYDEAKGDLYEVGRILVWEPGHRLVFEWRGPNFREGQVTEVELKFKAVDAGTRITLEHRGWETLPQDHPARHGLSDRAFLTMQGGWWEEQLVAMRGKVGREGR; encoded by the coding sequence GTGAGCGCCGCCGTCATGGTCGGCATCACGCTCGATGTCGAGCCGGAAGAGGCTTTCCGTCTGTTCACGGAGGAAGTGGATGTCTGGTGGCAGCGCGGGCCCAAGTTCCGCTTCCGCCCGCGCGCCCATGGCACCATGAAGTTCGAGCCGGGGGAGGGCGGCCGTCTGGTCGAAATCTATGATGAGGCGAAGGGCGATCTCTATGAGGTCGGCCGTATTCTCGTCTGGGAGCCGGGCCATCGCCTCGTCTTCGAGTGGCGTGGGCCCAATTTCCGCGAGGGGCAGGTGACGGAAGTCGAACTCAAGTTCAAGGCGGTCGATGCCGGAACGCGCATCACGCTCGAACATCGCGGCTGGGAAACCCTGCCGCAAGATCATCCCGCCCGCCACGGCCTCAGCGACCGCGCCTTCCTCACCATGCAGGGCGGCTGGTGGGAAGAGCAATTGGTGGCGATGAGGGGGAAGGTGGGACGAGAGGGCCGTTGA
- a CDS encoding MFS transporter yields MSLAIRLATVYGTMFLFTGVYLPFFPVWLKSEGLAPTEISLVVALSLFLRIVVSPFFAAVADRLGDRRRVILWLAWVSLAVGALFLLVEGFGPILLVSLVLNAVFPSIGPLVETISMRARIDHGMNYGRVRLWGSITFVGASVGAGWLLEWNPPSIIAVCLVAALAFNIAGLWLLPREVGRLRKPVPSGRQFADVLQIGRHPVFILFVLTASLTQATHAVYYAFGSLAWQLQGYSDSVIGLLWATGVLAEIVLFYISGPLMARFGAVRLLMLAAAAAILRWTVTALSPPLALLFVMQALHGLTFGAAHLGAVQFVAQAAPPRLAATAQSLYAAMASGVMMGLVTIGMGPIYERLGPYAYFVMAGAGAVALAGAVLVAMCWNGDVLVPEEEQEEENGN; encoded by the coding sequence ATGTCTCTCGCCATCCGCCTTGCGACCGTCTACGGCACGATGTTCCTGTTCACGGGCGTCTATCTGCCGTTCTTTCCGGTATGGCTGAAGTCCGAGGGCCTCGCACCGACCGAGATTTCGCTGGTCGTCGCGCTGTCCCTGTTCCTGCGCATCGTCGTCAGTCCCTTCTTCGCCGCCGTCGCGGACAGGCTGGGCGACCGCCGCCGCGTCATTCTGTGGCTCGCATGGGTGTCGCTCGCCGTCGGCGCGCTCTTTCTGCTGGTGGAGGGCTTCGGGCCCATCCTTCTCGTCTCGCTGGTGCTGAACGCGGTCTTTCCGTCCATCGGCCCCCTGGTCGAAACGATCTCCATGCGCGCCCGTATCGATCACGGCATGAACTACGGCCGCGTCCGTCTATGGGGCTCCATCACCTTCGTGGGCGCGAGCGTTGGCGCGGGCTGGCTTCTCGAATGGAACCCGCCTTCCATCATCGCCGTCTGCCTCGTCGCGGCGCTTGCCTTCAACATTGCCGGTCTCTGGCTCCTGCCGCGCGAGGTCGGGCGTCTGCGCAAGCCCGTGCCGAGCGGCCGCCAGTTCGCGGATGTGCTGCAGATCGGCCGCCACCCGGTCTTCATCCTGTTCGTGCTGACGGCGAGCCTCACCCAGGCGACCCATGCCGTCTATTACGCCTTCGGCTCGCTCGCCTGGCAGCTTCAGGGTTATTCGGACAGCGTGATCGGCCTTCTTTGGGCGACGGGCGTTCTCGCCGAGATCGTCCTTTTCTACATTTCCGGGCCGTTGATGGCGCGTTTCGGGGCGGTCCGCCTGCTCATGCTGGCCGCCGCCGCCGCCATTCTCCGCTGGACCGTCACGGCCTTGAGCCCGCCTCTCGCCCTGCTTTTCGTCATGCAGGCGCTGCATGGCCTCACCTTCGGCGCGGCACATCTCGGCGCGGTGCAGTTCGTCGCGCAGGCGGCGCCGCCAAGGCTTGCGGCCACGGCCCAGAGCCTATACGCAGCCATGGCGTCCGGCGTTATGATGGGCCTTGTGACCATCGGCATGGGGCCCATCTATGAAAGGCTTGGGCCTTATGCCTATTTCGTGATGGCGGGCGCGGGGGCGGTGGCCCTCGCCGGTGCCGTTCTTGTCGCGATGTGCTGGAACGGCGACGTGCTCGTGCCGGAAGAAGAACAGGAAGAAGAAAATGGCAATTGA
- a CDS encoding glycosyltransferase family 4 protein: MSQALERDTEDAALAAPAVKTLPESPRLAAGAGDKPLRILLPSYRSNPTTGGQGVYMRHIAKALVELGHQVDVISGPPYPELDPRVKLIKLPSLDLYANPHPIRSLRPWMFAYPIDLFEWFSHATGGFSEPYTFCERMARYVRGTVDEYDVCHDNQTLGWGLLKLRDMGLPIVGTIHHPITMDRRIDIAHAKTLSLKLLKRRWYSFLNMQIKVARQLDPLIVVSESTRRDVVREFGVDPSKTRLVLHGIDHLQFRPMPHVKRRDDLIVACASADVPLKGLIYLIRAYAELLKTRPNLKLKVIGRLREGNTTDELRAYGIMDKVEFVSGVTDEDITEIYNEATIAVSPSVYEGFGFPCGEAMSCGTPVIATNGGSLPEVVGDAGIVVQHSNPPALAAAIASMLDNPEMREAYGRAGRERILAKFKWERAARECADIYRQTIRDADNRLERARA, encoded by the coding sequence ATGTCGCAGGCGCTTGAGCGCGACACCGAAGACGCCGCGCTGGCAGCGCCTGCCGTCAAAACCCTCCCGGAAAGCCCGCGCCTCGCCGCGGGCGCCGGCGACAAGCCGCTGCGCATCCTGCTGCCGAGCTACCGCTCCAATCCGACGACGGGCGGCCAGGGCGTTTACATGCGCCATATCGCCAAGGCGCTGGTCGAGCTCGGCCATCAGGTGGATGTGATTTCCGGCCCGCCCTATCCCGAACTCGACCCGCGCGTGAAGCTCATCAAGCTGCCCTCGCTCGACCTTTATGCGAACCCGCATCCGATCCGCTCGCTCAGGCCCTGGATGTTCGCCTACCCGATCGACCTGTTCGAATGGTTCAGCCATGCGACGGGCGGCTTCTCCGAGCCCTACACCTTCTGCGAGCGCATGGCGCGCTATGTCCGCGGCACGGTGGACGAATACGACGTCTGCCACGACAACCAGACGCTCGGCTGGGGCCTGCTGAAGCTGCGCGACATGGGCCTGCCGATCGTCGGCACCATCCACCACCCCATCACGATGGACCGGCGCATCGACATCGCGCATGCGAAGACACTGTCGCTGAAGCTGCTGAAAAGGCGCTGGTACTCGTTCCTCAATATGCAGATCAAGGTGGCGCGCCAGCTCGACCCGCTGATCGTCGTCTCCGAAAGCACGCGCCGCGATGTTGTGCGGGAATTCGGCGTCGATCCATCGAAGACGCGCCTTGTGCTGCACGGCATCGACCACCTGCAATTCCGCCCGATGCCGCATGTAAAGCGGCGCGACGACCTCATCGTCGCCTGCGCCAGCGCCGACGTGCCCTTGAAGGGCCTGATCTACCTCATCCGCGCCTATGCGGAATTGCTGAAGACGCGGCCGAACCTCAAGCTGAAAGTGATCGGCCGTCTGCGCGAAGGCAACACCACCGACGAGCTGCGCGCCTATGGCATCATGGACAAGGTGGAGTTCGTGAGCGGCGTGACCGACGAAGACATCACCGAAATCTACAACGAAGCGACCATCGCCGTTTCGCCATCGGTCTATGAAGGCTTCGGCTTTCCCTGCGGCGAGGCAATGTCCTGCGGCACGCCGGTGATTGCGACCAATGGCGGTTCGCTGCCGGAAGTCGTCGGCGATGCAGGCATCGTCGTGCAGCATTCCAATCCGCCGGCGCTTGCCGCCGCCATCGCTTCGATGCTCGACAACCCGGAGATGCGCGAGGCTTACGGCCGCGCCGGACGCGAGCGCATCCTCGCCAAGTTCAAATGGGAACGTGCCGCGCGCGAATGCGCCGACATTTACAGGCAGACAATCAGAGATGCAGACAATCGACTTGAACGTGCTCGGGCTTAG